One genomic region from Stutzerimonas decontaminans encodes:
- the iscA gene encoding iron-sulfur cluster assembly protein IscA, which produces MAITMTPAAAQHVRRSLDGRGKGVGVRLGVRTTGCSGLAYVLEFVDEAAAEDSVFESHGVKVIIDPKSLVYLDGTELDFVREGLNEGFKFNNPNVRGECGCGESFNI; this is translated from the coding sequence ATGGCTATCACCATGACGCCCGCAGCAGCCCAGCATGTTCGGCGCTCGCTGGACGGGCGTGGCAAGGGTGTAGGTGTGAGGCTTGGGGTGCGTACGACCGGCTGCTCCGGCTTGGCGTACGTTCTCGAGTTCGTCGACGAAGCGGCAGCCGAGGATTCGGTGTTCGAGAGTCACGGGGTCAAGGTGATCATTGATCCCAAAAGCCTCGTATACCTCGACGGCACCGAGCTCGATTTCGTTCGCGAAGGGCTCAACGAGGGCTTCAAGTTCAACAATCCGAACGTGCGTGGCGAATGTGGCTGCGGCGAGAGCTTCAATATCTGA
- the iscR gene encoding Fe-S cluster assembly transcriptional regulator IscR, translated as MRLTTKGRYAVTAMLDLALHAQHGPVSLADISERQGISLSYLEQLFAKLRRGSLVTSVRGPGGGYQLSRDMAGIQVAQVIDAVNESVDATRCQGLGGCHSGDTCLTHHLWCDLSQQIHEFLSGISLADLVKRQDVQQVALRQDMRKASGTSPQMDKIETSAIE; from the coding sequence ATGCGATTAACCACCAAAGGCCGTTATGCCGTGACCGCCATGCTTGATCTGGCGCTGCATGCGCAGCATGGGCCGGTCTCCCTGGCCGATATTTCCGAGCGGCAGGGTATTTCCCTTTCCTATCTCGAGCAGCTTTTCGCGAAGCTGCGCCGCGGCAGCCTGGTGACCAGCGTGCGAGGCCCCGGCGGCGGCTATCAACTTTCTCGCGACATGGCCGGTATTCAGGTCGCCCAGGTCATCGACGCTGTCAATGAGTCGGTCGATGCCACGCGCTGCCAAGGTCTGGGCGGCTGCCACTCTGGCGATACCTGTCTTACCCACCATCTATGGTGTGACCTCAGCCAGCAGATTCATGAATTCCTCAGCGGCATCAGCCTGGCCGATCTGGTCAAGCGCCAGGACGTGCAGCAGGTCGCCCTGCGGCAGGACATGCGCAAGGCTAGTGGCACTTCGCCGCAGATGGACAAGATAGAAACGTCCGCCATCGAATGA
- the secD gene encoding protein translocase subunit SecD has product MLNRFPLWKYLLILAVLAIAFVYSAPNLYPDDPAIQVTGASTAQEIGTADLERISKALLDGGIAVKSASLDEQGRGGLVRLERQDDQLPAKDIVRRTLGDAYVVALNLAPTTPDWLRSLGASPMKLGLDLSGGVHFLLEVDMEKAIETRLNVSEGEVKSLLRKERVRYRSLPNLKDAVQLGFADEATLSTAQSVIRKNFTDFELTSAERNGQYVLRLTLTEAKLAEIREYSIKQNLTTVRNRVNELGVAEPLVQRQGANRIVVELPGVQDTAEAKRILGKTANLEFRLAADADASRASTEAFEFRQEGRPPVQLERTLIITGDQVTDAQASYDENGRPQVNIRLDGHGGDLMNRATRNNVGRSMAVIFIEQRPMTRYVRQMVDGVEQEVRVETFQEEKKIISLATIQSPLGSQFRITGLDGQGESSELALLLRAGGLAAPMYFAEERTIGPSLGAENIKLGVQAAMWGFLFVAIFMVLIYKFFGVLATIALLFNMVVLTALMSMLNATLTLPGIAGIVLTMGMAVDANVLIFSRIREEIANGMSIQRAIHEGFDRAFSAIVDGNLTTLLVGGILFAMGTGPIKGFAVTLSIGILTSMFTAIIVTRGMVNLIYGGRDLKKLWI; this is encoded by the coding sequence ATGCTCAATAGATTCCCTCTCTGGAAATACCTGCTGATTCTGGCAGTGCTCGCCATCGCCTTCGTTTATTCGGCACCAAATCTCTATCCGGACGACCCGGCTATCCAGGTTACTGGCGCCAGTACGGCACAGGAAATCGGTACCGCGGACCTTGAGCGGATCAGTAAGGCGCTCTTGGATGGCGGTATTGCTGTCAAGTCTGCTTCGCTGGACGAGCAGGGTCGCGGCGGCCTGGTGCGCCTGGAGCGGCAGGATGATCAGTTGCCGGCGAAAGATATCGTTCGGCGTACGCTTGGCGACGCCTATGTCGTTGCCCTCAATCTGGCGCCTACCACACCCGACTGGCTGCGCAGCCTGGGCGCCAGCCCAATGAAGCTGGGTCTCGACCTTTCCGGTGGCGTGCACTTCCTTTTGGAAGTCGACATGGAGAAGGCCATTGAAACGCGGCTGAACGTTTCCGAGGGCGAGGTCAAGAGCCTGCTGCGCAAGGAGCGCGTGCGCTACCGCAGTCTGCCGAACCTGAAAGACGCTGTGCAGCTAGGCTTCGCCGATGAAGCGACGCTGAGCACGGCTCAGTCAGTTATCCGCAAGAACTTCACCGATTTCGAATTGACTTCCGCTGAGCGTAACGGCCAGTACGTGCTGCGCCTGACGCTTACCGAAGCCAAGTTGGCGGAAATCCGCGAATACTCGATCAAGCAAAACCTGACGACGGTGCGCAATCGAGTGAACGAGCTTGGCGTGGCTGAGCCGCTGGTACAGCGCCAGGGCGCCAATCGGATCGTCGTGGAGCTGCCGGGCGTGCAGGATACCGCCGAAGCCAAGCGCATTCTCGGCAAGACAGCGAATCTGGAATTCCGTCTGGCGGCCGATGCCGACGCATCACGCGCTTCTACCGAGGCGTTCGAGTTCCGCCAGGAAGGCCGTCCGCCGGTCCAGTTGGAGCGCACACTGATCATCACCGGTGATCAGGTGACCGATGCCCAGGCCAGCTACGACGAGAACGGTCGCCCACAGGTCAATATCCGTCTCGATGGGCATGGCGGCGATCTGATGAATCGCGCTACGCGTAACAATGTAGGTCGCAGCATGGCGGTGATCTTCATCGAGCAGCGGCCGATGACCCGCTATGTGCGGCAGATGGTTGACGGCGTGGAGCAGGAAGTACGGGTCGAAACCTTTCAGGAAGAGAAGAAGATCATCAGCCTGGCGACCATCCAGTCGCCGCTCGGCAGCCAGTTCCGCATCACCGGTCTCGACGGTCAGGGTGAGTCGTCCGAGCTGGCGCTGCTGCTACGCGCCGGCGGCCTGGCTGCGCCGATGTATTTCGCCGAGGAGCGTACTATCGGCCCTAGCCTCGGCGCGGAGAACATCAAGTTAGGTGTCCAGGCTGCCATGTGGGGCTTTCTGTTCGTCGCCATCTTCATGGTGCTGATCTACAAATTCTTTGGTGTGCTGGCGACCATTGCGCTGCTGTTCAACATGGTAGTTCTGACCGCCCTGATGTCGATGCTCAATGCCACGCTGACCCTGCCGGGTATTGCCGGCATCGTGCTCACCATGGGTATGGCGGTCGATGCCAACGTGCTGATCTTCTCGCGGATCCGTGAGGAGATTGCCAATGGCATGTCGATTCAGCGTGCCATCCATGAAGGTTTTGATCGGGCTTTCTCGGCGATCGTCGATGGCAACCTCACTACCTTGCTGGTCGGCGGCATTCTGTTCGCCATGGGTACCGGCCCGATCAAGGGCTTTGCGGTGACCTTGTCGATCGGGATCCTGACGTCGATGTTCACTGCAATCATCGTGACGCGTGGCATGGTCAACCTGATCTATGGTGGCCGCGATCTCAAGAAGCTGTGGATTTAA
- the cysE gene encoding serine O-acetyltransferase: MFERMREDIQSVFHRDPAARNAFEILTCYPGLHAIWMHRLSHWLWVHEWKWLARMSSNLGRWLTGVEIHPGARIGRRFFIDHGMGIVIGETAEIGDDVTLYHGVTLGGTSWNKGKRHPTLEDGVIVGAGAKILGPFTVGAGAKIGSNAVVTREVPPGATAVGIPGRVIVKSSDEQEARRKAIAEKIGFDAYGVSEDMPDPVARAIGQLLDHVQAVEERLEGMCGALKALGSDYCAKELPELREEDFVEVKSDAGDGRT; the protein is encoded by the coding sequence ATGTTCGAACGCATGCGCGAAGACATTCAGAGTGTTTTTCATCGCGACCCGGCGGCACGCAATGCATTCGAAATCCTGACCTGCTACCCGGGGCTGCATGCCATTTGGATGCATCGGCTTTCCCATTGGCTGTGGGTGCACGAGTGGAAATGGCTCGCGCGCATGTCATCGAATCTCGGACGCTGGCTGACGGGGGTTGAAATACACCCAGGGGCCAGGATCGGGCGGCGTTTCTTCATCGACCACGGCATGGGTATCGTCATTGGCGAAACTGCCGAGATTGGCGATGACGTGACGCTCTACCATGGTGTCACGCTCGGCGGCACCAGCTGGAACAAGGGTAAGCGTCATCCTACGCTCGAGGATGGCGTGATCGTCGGGGCGGGCGCCAAGATTCTCGGCCCGTTCACTGTCGGTGCGGGAGCGAAGATCGGCTCCAATGCGGTGGTTACTCGAGAAGTCCCGCCGGGTGCAACTGCGGTGGGGATTCCGGGGCGGGTAATCGTCAAATCCAGTGATGAGCAGGAGGCGCGGCGCAAGGCCATTGCTGAGAAGATTGGCTTCGACGCCTATGGCGTCAGCGAGGATATGCCGGATCCGGTAGCGCGGGCGATTGGTCAGCTGCTCGATCACGTGCAGGCAGTTGAAGAGCGTCTGGAAGGCATGTGCGGAGCCCTCAAGGCGCTTGGTAGCGACTATTGCGCCAAGGAACTCCCTGAGCTGCGAGAGGAAGACTTCGTTGAGGTGAAGTCGGATGCCGGCGACGGCCGCACCTGA
- the suhB gene encoding type III secretion system regulator SuhB, which yields MQPMLNIALRAARSAGELIVRSTDRLDAISVNEKEAKDYVTEIDKAAEQCIVNALRKAYPNHGILGEEGGLLEGSGDGADYLWIIDPLDGTTNFVRGIPHYAVSIACKYRGRLEHAVVLDPVRQEEFTASRGRGAAVNGRRLRVSTRKSLEGALLGTGFPFKDGQMDNLDAYLNMFRSLVGQTSGLRRAGAASLDLAYVAAGRFDAFWEFGLSEWDMAAGALLIQEAGGLVSDFSGGHDFLEKGQIVAGNTKCFKAVLTAIQPHLTPSLKR from the coding sequence ATGCAGCCCATGCTGAATATCGCGCTGCGCGCCGCCCGCAGCGCCGGCGAACTGATTGTCCGTTCCACCGATCGCCTGGATGCAATCTCGGTCAACGAGAAAGAAGCGAAGGATTACGTTACCGAGATCGACAAGGCCGCCGAGCAGTGCATCGTCAACGCGCTGCGCAAGGCCTATCCGAATCACGGGATCCTCGGCGAGGAAGGCGGACTGCTCGAAGGCAGCGGCGACGGCGCTGATTACCTGTGGATCATCGACCCGCTGGATGGCACCACCAACTTCGTTCGCGGCATTCCTCACTATGCCGTCAGCATTGCCTGCAAATACCGCGGACGCCTGGAGCACGCGGTCGTTCTGGACCCGGTGCGCCAGGAAGAGTTCACCGCCAGCCGCGGTCGCGGCGCAGCAGTGAACGGTCGCCGCCTACGAGTCAGCACACGCAAGAGCCTAGAAGGCGCACTGCTCGGTACCGGCTTTCCGTTCAAAGACGGCCAGATGGACAACCTGGACGCCTATCTGAACATGTTTCGCAGCCTGGTCGGCCAGACCTCGGGCCTGCGTCGTGCGGGTGCCGCCAGCCTGGACCTCGCTTATGTTGCCGCCGGCCGCTTCGATGCGTTCTGGGAATTCGGCCTCTCGGAATGGGACATGGCCGCTGGCGCCCTGCTGATTCAGGAAGCAGGCGGCCTGGTCAGTGACTTCAGCGGCGGCCACGATTTCCTGGAAAAAGGGCAGATCGTTGCCGGCAACACCAAGTGCTTCAAGGCCGTACTGACTGCTATCCAACCGCACCTCACGCCGTCACTCAAACGCTGA
- the yajC gene encoding preprotein translocase subunit YajC — MSFLIPAAYAQEAAAGPAGTGFEWVFLVGFLVIFYLMIWRPQSKRAKEHKNLIAGLQKGDEVVTSGGIAGKVTKVADDFVVIEVSDNVELKFQKVAIAATLPKGTLKAI; from the coding sequence ATGAGCTTTCTGATTCCCGCCGCCTATGCCCAGGAGGCTGCCGCTGGTCCTGCCGGCACTGGTTTCGAGTGGGTTTTCCTGGTCGGTTTTCTGGTCATCTTCTACCTGATGATCTGGCGCCCCCAGTCCAAGCGTGCCAAGGAACACAAGAACCTGATCGCCGGCCTGCAGAAGGGCGACGAAGTGGTCACTTCCGGCGGTATCGCTGGCAAGGTCACCAAGGTTGCCGATGACTTTGTGGTAATCGAGGTGTCCGATAACGTTGAGCTGAAGTTCCAGAAAGTGGCAATCGCCGCAACGTTGCCCAAGGGCACACTGAAAGCCATCTGA
- a CDS encoding glycine zipper 2TM domain-containing protein codes for MNKSMLVGTALGVVVATAGGAFATYSLVDRGPKFAEVLAVEPIKETIRTPREVCKDVTVTRQKPVQDEHRIAGTAVGAVVGGLLGNQVGGGNGKKIATVAGAVGGGYAGNQVQGRMQANSTYTTTETRCSTVTDTHDKVVGYDVQYDLAGKVGRVRMDRDPGGQIPVQDGQLMLSQQ; via the coding sequence GTGAACAAATCCATGTTGGTCGGTACGGCACTTGGCGTGGTTGTCGCCACCGCTGGCGGCGCTTTCGCTACTTATAGTCTGGTTGATCGCGGGCCAAAGTTTGCCGAGGTGCTGGCTGTCGAGCCCATCAAGGAAACCATCCGGACGCCCCGCGAGGTCTGCAAGGATGTCACTGTGACTCGCCAGAAGCCCGTGCAGGACGAGCACCGCATCGCGGGTACTGCGGTAGGTGCCGTGGTCGGCGGTCTGCTCGGCAATCAGGTCGGCGGAGGCAACGGCAAGAAGATCGCGACTGTCGCCGGTGCGGTTGGTGGCGGTTACGCTGGTAATCAGGTGCAGGGCCGGATGCAGGCCAACAGCACCTATACAACCACCGAAACACGTTGCAGTACGGTTACCGATACGCACGACAAAGTCGTCGGTTACGACGTCCAATACGACCTCGCAGGGAAGGTTGGCCGCGTGCGTATGGATCGTGATCCAGGCGGCCAGATTCCGGTGCAGGATGGGCAGCTGATGCTGTCGCAGCAGTGA
- the hscB gene encoding co-chaperone HscB, whose translation MGTPCHFALFELKPEFELDLAHLADRYRELARQVHPDRFADAGESEQRQALERSANLNEAYQTLKSPSRRARYLLAIEGHEVPLEATVQDPAFLMQQMHWREELEELQEQADLDGVAAFKSRLKQAQQGLNDDFAQIWRVPERRADAERLVRRMQFLDKLTQEVRQLEERLDD comes from the coding sequence GTGGGTACTCCCTGTCATTTTGCACTGTTCGAGTTGAAGCCCGAGTTCGAGCTGGATCTTGCGCATCTCGCGGATCGGTATCGAGAGCTTGCTCGTCAGGTTCACCCGGACCGCTTCGCCGACGCTGGCGAAAGCGAGCAACGCCAAGCGTTGGAACGTTCCGCCAACCTCAATGAGGCCTACCAGACGCTCAAGAGTCCGAGCCGTCGGGCAAGGTATCTGCTGGCCATCGAGGGACATGAGGTTCCGCTGGAAGCGACTGTTCAGGATCCGGCCTTTCTCATGCAGCAGATGCACTGGCGTGAGGAGCTCGAAGAGCTTCAGGAGCAGGCCGATCTCGACGGGGTTGCGGCGTTCAAATCGCGCTTGAAGCAGGCGCAGCAAGGTCTCAACGATGATTTTGCCCAGATCTGGCGGGTTCCTGAGCGGCGCGCCGATGCCGAGCGCCTGGTTCGACGCATGCAGTTTCTCGACAAGCTGACTCAGGAAGTGCGCCAACTCGAAGAGCGCCTCGACGATTAA
- a CDS encoding IscS subfamily cysteine desulfurase translates to MKLPIYLDYSATTPVDPRVAAKMIECLTNEGNFGNPASRSHAFGWKAEEAVENARRQVAELVNADPREIVWTSGATESDNLAIKGVAHFYASKGKHIVTTKIEHKAVLDTTRQLEREGFEVTYIEPGEDGIVTPAMVEAALRDDTILVSVMHVNNEIGTINDITAIGELTRSRGILFHVDAAQSTGKVEIDLEKMKVDLMSFSAHKTYGPKGVGALYVRRKPRVRLEAQMHGGGHERGMRSGTLATHQLVGMGEAFRIAKEEMVQENERIRSLRDRFYKQVEHLEELYVNGSMTARVPHNLNLSFNYVEGESLIMALKDLAVSSGSACTSASLEPSYVLRALGRNDELAHSSIRFTFGRFTTEEEIDYAAQKVCEAVTKLRELSPLWDMFKDGVDISKVEWQAH, encoded by the coding sequence ATGAAATTGCCGATTTACCTGGACTACTCCGCGACCACTCCTGTGGATCCGCGTGTTGCCGCCAAGATGATCGAGTGCCTCACCAACGAAGGCAACTTTGGCAATCCGGCGTCGCGCTCTCACGCGTTTGGCTGGAAGGCCGAGGAAGCTGTAGAGAATGCTCGTCGCCAGGTCGCCGAGCTGGTAAATGCTGACCCGCGCGAAATCGTCTGGACCTCCGGTGCAACCGAATCCGACAACCTGGCGATCAAGGGTGTTGCGCATTTCTACGCATCCAAGGGCAAGCACATCGTCACCACGAAGATCGAACACAAGGCGGTGCTGGATACCACTCGCCAACTCGAGCGCGAAGGCTTCGAAGTAACCTATATCGAACCCGGTGAGGACGGCATCGTCACTCCTGCCATGGTCGAGGCTGCGCTGCGTGACGACACCATTCTGGTGTCGGTCATGCACGTGAACAACGAGATTGGCACTATCAATGACATTACTGCTATTGGTGAGTTGACGCGCTCCCGCGGCATTCTGTTCCATGTCGATGCAGCCCAATCCACAGGTAAGGTCGAGATTGATCTCGAGAAGATGAAGGTCGACCTTATGTCCTTCTCTGCGCACAAGACCTATGGTCCGAAAGGCGTTGGTGCGCTGTATGTCCGCCGTAAGCCACGCGTCCGTCTGGAAGCGCAGATGCACGGCGGCGGTCATGAGCGCGGCATGCGCTCCGGCACCCTGGCGACACATCAGCTGGTTGGCATGGGTGAAGCCTTCCGTATCGCGAAGGAAGAGATGGTTCAGGAAAACGAGCGTATCCGCTCGTTGCGTGATCGCTTCTACAAGCAGGTCGAGCATCTCGAAGAGCTGTACGTGAACGGTAGTATGACGGCTCGCGTGCCGCACAACCTGAATCTCAGCTTCAATTATGTTGAGGGCGAATCGCTGATCATGGCGCTCAAGGACCTGGCTGTATCGTCCGGTTCCGCCTGCACCTCCGCTTCCCTGGAACCCTCCTACGTGCTGCGTGCCTTGGGTCGCAACGATGAGCTGGCGCACAGCTCCATCCGTTTCACCTTTGGCCGATTCACGACCGAAGAAGAAATCGACTACGCAGCGCAGAAGGTGTGTGAGGCCGTCACCAAGCTGCGCGAGCTTTCGCCCCTGTGGGACATGTTCAAAGACGGCGTCGACATTTCCAAGGTCGAGTGGCAAGCCCACTGA
- the secF gene encoding protein translocase subunit SecF, producing the protein MKRVINFMGVRHVAFALTVLLTVASLASLVVKGLNFGLDFTGGTLIELGYERPVELEQVRGQLVQSGFAEAVVQSFGATTDVLVRMPGDDPQLGERVASALRSADSGNSVSVKRVEFVGPAVGEELRDQGGLGMLLALGGILVYVAFRFQWKFGLGAVLSLFHDVILVLGVFSFFQISFDLTVLAAVLAVIGYSLNDTIVIFDRIRENFRMLRKAELLENINISTTQTLLRTVATSVSTLLAVGSLMVFGGENLWGFSLALLIGVGAGTYSSVYVAGMLLVWLKLTRDDLIPPVVEEEVDERP; encoded by the coding sequence ATGAAGCGCGTAATCAATTTCATGGGCGTTCGCCATGTGGCCTTTGCCCTTACCGTGCTGCTGACGGTTGCTTCGCTGGCTAGTCTGGTGGTCAAAGGGCTCAACTTCGGCCTGGATTTCACTGGAGGCACGTTGATCGAGCTGGGCTACGAGCGCCCAGTCGAGCTCGAGCAGGTTCGTGGGCAGTTGGTGCAGTCCGGTTTCGCCGAGGCGGTGGTCCAGAGCTTTGGCGCGACCACCGATGTGCTGGTGCGTATGCCTGGTGACGATCCGCAACTCGGCGAGCGCGTCGCCAGTGCGTTGCGCAGCGCCGACAGCGGCAACTCGGTGAGCGTGAAGCGCGTCGAGTTCGTCGGGCCGGCAGTGGGCGAGGAGCTGCGTGATCAGGGGGGGCTGGGCATGTTGCTCGCGCTGGGCGGTATCCTGGTTTACGTGGCGTTCCGGTTCCAGTGGAAGTTCGGCCTAGGCGCTGTGCTGTCGCTTTTTCACGACGTTATCCTGGTGCTCGGGGTGTTCTCGTTCTTCCAGATTTCGTTCGATCTTACGGTGCTGGCAGCTGTGCTGGCGGTAATCGGCTATTCGCTGAACGACACCATTGTCATCTTCGACCGGATTCGCGAGAACTTCCGCATGCTGCGCAAGGCGGAGCTGCTGGAGAATATCAACATCTCCACCACGCAAACGCTGCTGCGCACCGTGGCGACTTCCGTGTCCACCTTGCTGGCAGTTGGCTCACTAATGGTGTTCGGTGGTGAGAACCTGTGGGGTTTCTCGCTGGCGCTGTTGATCGGCGTCGGTGCAGGGACCTACTCGTCGGTTTACGTTGCAGGTATGTTGCTCGTGTGGCTCAAGCTCACCCGCGATGACTTGATTCCGCCAGTGGTGGAAGAGGAAGTCGACGAGCGTCCCTGA
- the iscU gene encoding Fe-S cluster assembly scaffold IscU, with product MAYSDKVIDHYENPRNVGKFDAEDPSIGTGMVGAPACGDVMRLQIKVNEEGVIEDAKFKTYGCGSAIASSSLATEWMKGKTLEEAETIKNTQLAEELALPPVKIHCSVLAEDAIKAAVRDYREKKGLL from the coding sequence ATGGCATACAGCGATAAGGTCATCGACCACTACGAAAACCCGCGCAACGTCGGCAAGTTCGACGCTGAAGACCCGAGCATCGGTACCGGCATGGTTGGCGCACCGGCCTGCGGCGACGTGATGCGCCTGCAGATCAAGGTCAATGAAGAGGGCGTCATCGAAGATGCCAAGTTCAAGACCTACGGTTGTGGCTCGGCGATCGCCTCCAGCTCCCTCGCCACTGAGTGGATGAAGGGCAAGACTCTGGAAGAAGCGGAGACCATCAAGAATACTCAGCTGGCCGAGGAGCTGGCTCTGCCGCCGGTGAAGATTCACTGCTCCGTGCTCGCCGAAGACGCGATCAAGGCGGCGGTGCGTGATTACCGCGAGAAGAAAGGTCTGCTCTAA
- the trmJ gene encoding tRNA (cytosine(32)/uridine(32)-2'-O)-methyltransferase TrmJ, with the protein MADHELLPVSFPLAFKQRIIVSLQNIRVVLVNTSHAGNIGGAARAMKNMGLSRLVLVEPEDFPSPDAVARASGATDILDAAQVVGTLEEALVGCSLVLGTSARDRRIPWPLLDPRECATVSVEQAACGSDVALVFGREYAGLTNEELQRCQYHVHIPSDPQFSSLNLAAAVQVLTYEVRMAWLAAEGRPTKVEKLETTAMLDAQPVTVDELENYFGHLEQTLVDIGFLDPAKPRHLMPRLRRLYGRSGISKLEMNILRGILTETQKAARGEPHKRRSE; encoded by the coding sequence ATGGCGGATCACGAGCTGCTTCCTGTAAGCTTTCCGCTCGCTTTCAAGCAGAGAATCATCGTGTCGCTGCAGAATATTCGTGTGGTGCTGGTCAACACCAGCCACGCTGGCAACATCGGTGGCGCAGCTCGCGCCATGAAGAACATGGGCCTGTCGCGTCTGGTGTTGGTCGAGCCGGAAGATTTTCCGAGTCCCGATGCTGTAGCTAGGGCGTCCGGCGCAACCGATATTCTCGATGCCGCGCAGGTTGTCGGTACGCTGGAGGAGGCGCTGGTCGGTTGCAGTCTGGTGTTGGGGACCAGCGCGCGTGATCGGCGCATTCCGTGGCCGCTGTTGGATCCGCGAGAGTGCGCAACGGTTTCCGTGGAGCAGGCGGCTTGCGGAAGCGATGTGGCGTTGGTTTTCGGGCGCGAGTACGCCGGCCTGACCAATGAAGAGCTGCAGCGCTGCCAGTATCACGTTCATATCCCGTCCGACCCGCAGTTCAGTTCGTTGAATCTTGCCGCCGCGGTACAGGTGCTCACCTATGAGGTGCGCATGGCATGGCTGGCGGCCGAAGGCCGTCCGACGAAAGTCGAGAAGCTTGAAACCACGGCAATGCTGGACGCTCAGCCGGTAACGGTCGATGAGTTGGAGAATTACTTCGGGCATCTCGAGCAGACCTTGGTGGATATTGGTTTCCTGGATCCGGCCAAGCCGAGGCATCTGATGCCGCGGTTACGGCGTCTATATGGGCGCAGCGGTATCAGCAAGCTGGAAATGAATATCCTGCGCGGTATCCTCACCGAGACACAAAAGGCTGCCCGCGGCGAGCCTCATAAGCGGAGAAGTGAATGA